In the Silene latifolia isolate original U9 population chromosome 1, ASM4854445v1, whole genome shotgun sequence genome, ATTAGGGAAAAGAGAGAGCCAATCATTAGAAGCAAAACCCTTATCAAGTCTTTCATAAATTCGATAAGGATTATCCCTATTATTACACCAAGTGAATCTAGGTCCCTTGAAGGGAATATCCATCGACAGTGTAAATTCTTCCAAAGAGGAAAATAAGCTTGCCCCTCTAATTAATTTATCACTACCACCTAACTTATCAGACGAGAATTCAACTTGGTTGAAGTCACCAAACAACAAGAAAGGTTTGTCGAAGGAGTTAAGATGGCGGTGAAAGATTCCCATCAAATGGCGCCCGGTTAGAATGATCGGGTTCACCGTAAACGCAAACGTATACCACAAACTACCTTTACATTGATTAACCAAGAGGATAATAAGATTGCGGCTGGAAAAGACACATTCTAATTTACAACTACTTTTCCATCCAACCCACAAATTTCCCCCCTTTAGACCATCAAAGATCATACCCGATCGACTCGAGAAAACCCATAGGGCGCAAAAGAACATCAACTGATCGTACATCACACTTAGTTTCAGAAAGGAAGACAAAGTCTAAATTATTATGAAACGACCTACAAATTGCTCTAATTTTAGGGATTGAAGGGGCAAGCGGATCATtaagacccctacaattccagGCCAACCCTTTCATGAAGACAAGTAGAGTTGAGACCACCGCATCCAGGCCACCCAACAAAGAGAGCCCAACCTCGACTTCACCCTACCAAGCACATCTCATACGGAAACCCTTCAACCTTAAAACAGACACACCAAGAAGACCACCACCTCCGGTCAAAAACCAACCGAATCACCCAAGACAAGCCGCACACAACGCAAGAAAAACCCCATCATCCAGACTCCTCAATCCGAAAAGACTTACAAAGACCCAACAAAAACCAGAAGATCCCAGTAAACGGCAGGAGCCATTTACACCAAACCTGCTACACAAAACTACCTCAGACAACTCGACAACACAAATGGCACAAAACCATCAAAGACCCGCCTAAAGACACCAAGATGGATCAAACCACTACAAAGCAACCCAAATCACCAAGGGgcacctcccaggaccaccgccaaACTAACAAACAAACAGACTTAACGGTAACAAACCAGGTTGAAACCAAATTAAAAAACCAGAGTGCACAAcaggtgggggaaatggggggatcaccgtGTCGGACCCAAAAAAACCACTAAGGACAAAGCAAACAGATGGATGAGCACAACAGGgggggggaaatggggggatcaccgtGTCGGACCCAAAGGCCGCCACTAAGGACAAAGCGGCAGACGGATGAGATAACTCATCGACAAAACCTGAAACTTAAGGCAAGGCAAACAACCCAGgggtggggggaatggggggatcacccctTGATTGAAAGCGGACAACGGCAGTGACAGGACAAGGAACCGACGGGACTGGAACGATTAGAAGGGAACAACACCCAGACATTCGAAGCAAAAGAGCACACAAACCAACACCGAGACTAAAATAACAGCTCCAACCAAGAAGCGGACAACGGAGCAAGAACCAGGCGCCATGAGAGGCAGCAGCAGGCCGGACCTCCAACGGTCCACCCGAAGGACCAAGCAGGCGGGTCACAAATCAAATCAGAGGAGGAGAGATTCAGGGGTACCGATAATAAAGGGGAAATACCGAACACCGGAGATGGGACAGAGCCGGCACATCTCAGGCGACGGAGCAGCGGCGAGGTGGCGACGACGGCAGCACATCGAAAGCGAAGGAGAAAGGGTAGAAAGGGTTAAAAGATATGAGATGTTTCAAATCGCCGGGGATAGGCAAAGGGACGGACCCATCCCCGGCGACTGGGTAGGGGAAGACGGAGGGCGGCCGGCTTGGGTGGTGGAGACGGCGGAGCAGAAagacaaaattagggtttgcttTTGTTAATATTTGGGGGAGAGCAGCTCACGGGATCGTTTTTTTGGAATGAAGCAGCTATACTTTGTGACaaagtgtgtttttttttttctccaagCACAACCAGCTGCACCAAAAGCCAAGCCTATCAGTAACCTCTAGGTTTCGTTCTCCAACAGATATACTTTGGTTAGGTTACGATGGACGACAGTAAAATGGCTCCCTAAACGACTAAACTGGTTATTCTTTATTTAGATACAGATGATTCTAAAACAGTTTCTATATATAAGCCGTCAGATAGATATGCGGCCTTTTGTAGATGTGTTAAAACCAACCATGACTGCATATCACTGCAATTTGAAATGAAATTGCCTGGATCAAGCGAGATAAGGTTAACTGGCCACAGCAGCGAATAAAGGTGACATTATTGTTTAAGATGAATGGCTGCTGTGGACGATTTATATGTATGACTGAGATGACAGGCTAAATACACATTCCAAAGGCGGAGAAATGAAGTTTTTATGTGCACAACATTACTATCAATCTGCAATACTCTCTTGTTTATATACAGATGAATATCATAAGTAAACAAACAATTCAAGATTTTTTCGCATTTCAGGGACATAACATTCCATCTGCCAATTCCATAAGAAATAAATTGAGCTCAATACTCAGCTTATACATCAAAAATTACGACAACCATAACATCTCATCTACCAATCCAAAAAGAAAATAGAGTACAAAAAGAGGTAAAGCTTGAAGCATCAAGCGACAGCGACAGGCTGTTGCTTAGACGGTGGAAAATGAGTAGAATTAGGAGCAGAAAAATCTTCAAGATTGTAAACGACGGTGATGTAGAGAGAGCAGCTAGGACAACGAGCGATCTCTTCGCCGAGGCGGAGATCGTCTTTAGTGATTTGGAAGAGGTCTCCGCAGGGGCAAGGGTAGGTGTATGCTTGTATCTCTTCGTTCCACTCCATGTCTTCTATCTCTACTTCATCGTACGACATCTTCCTTCCCAGATTAATTACAGATGGATTCCTGTTTCCTCCAAATTAGGGTTCTCAGGGAGGGAAGTGGATACggaggaaaataaggaaaataaaagTGGGCTGTTAGGTTTTTATTCTGCCAAAAATTTATCGGATATATGCCCAGCGGTGCTAACGAGCCGAACGGAGACCTCTGGTTGGCCTTGTTCAGCTTGTGCTCAAGAACCGAAACAAATTTAAATATTATAAGGAGTATCTTTTAAAATAATTCTGATTTGTTTCCCTTTACATAATTTCCAAAACGTAATCTACTTATTTTGTGTATATTATATTTGTCTATCCAAAACGTAATCTACGTATATTATATTTGTCTATGTTAGACTTTGTACATCTAATAAACTTATACTGTATAATATAATAAAACTATATAAATTTGTCTATTTATTACCTTAAAAGTCCCAATATATATCACAAAATCTCACTTTatacggacactatccgtctaaagttgtagatGAGTCAAATATATCATCACTtccataataagacaaacaacaagtgag is a window encoding:
- the LOC141594916 gene encoding diphthamide biosynthesis protein 3-like, whose product is MSYDEVEIEDMEWNEEIQAYTYPCPCGDLFQITKDDLRLGEEIARCPSCSLYITVVYNLEDFSAPNSTHFPPSKQQPVAVA